The DNA region CTGCTGGGCGTGCATCGGGTCGGAGTGGTGGTCTTCCCACCCTTCACCGCCCTCACCTCGGTGGCGGAAATCCTGAGCGATGCCGATATCCAGCTGGGCGCGCAGAACCTGCATGACCAGCGCAGCGGCGCCTTCACCGGAGAAGTGTCCGGCGACATGGTGCGCAGCGCAGGTGGCACGTGGGTGCTGGTTGGCCACAGCGAGCGGCGCCAGCATTTCGGGGATTCCGATGGATGGATCAATCGCAAGGTCCACGCCGCGCTGGAAGCCGGATTGCGGCCGATCCTCTGTTTGGGCGAGACGCTGGAGGAGAGGCGTGCAGGACGTCTGACCGAGGTGTTGCGGCGCCAGTTGAGCCAGGCTTTGGCCGGCTTGACCCCGCATTCCGCGGCCGAGCTGAGCCTTGCCTATGAGCCGGTTTGGGCCATTGGCACCGGTGTGGTCGCCACGCCGGCGCAGG from bacterium includes:
- the tpiA gene encoding triose-phosphate isomerase, with translation MRRLLIAGNWKMHMLNHEAVGLARQLKVRLLGVHRVGVVVFPPFTALTSVAEILSDADIQLGAQNLHDQRSGAFTGEVSGDMVRSAGGTWVLVGHSERRQHFGDSDGWINRKVHAALEAGLRPILCLGETLEERRAGRLTEVLRRQLSQALAGLTPHSAAELSLAYEPVWAIGTGVVATPAQAQEAHQSLRAWLAEALGAAHADACPILYGGSVKADNARELLGMPDIDGALVGGASLKMEDFSAIVQAGEGIVK